From Neobacillus sp. PS2-9, the proteins below share one genomic window:
- the ribD gene encoding bifunctional diaminohydroxyphosphoribosylaminopyrimidine deaminase/5-amino-6-(5-phosphoribosylamino)uracil reductase RibD, with product MNDTFYMNLALDLAKGTLGQTTPNPVVGAVLVKDGQIIGMGAHLKAGEAHAEVHAIQMAGENAKDATLYVTLEPCSHHGKTPPCSDLVIRTGVRKVFVATTDPNPQVAGTGIERIKKAGIEVEVGLLQEEARELNKVFFYNIQTGLPYVTLKSAASLDGKTATVTGESMWITGEQARADVHQFRHQHDGILVGVNTVLKDNPSLTTRMSSGGKNPIRIILDTHLRTPINAKIVTDHQAPTWIVTGNDVAREQIHLFMERGVEIIKMETNHIRIKDLLGILGKRGMTSLFVEGGAEVHGSFLEERFFQQIITYIAPKLIGGKSAPTLFGGHGIEKIAEAVSLNIKQVDRIGNDIRIIAEPM from the coding sequence ATGAACGATACATTTTACATGAATCTAGCTTTAGATCTTGCCAAAGGAACGCTAGGTCAAACTACTCCAAACCCTGTGGTAGGTGCTGTACTGGTGAAGGATGGCCAAATTATTGGAATGGGTGCCCATTTAAAAGCAGGTGAAGCACATGCAGAAGTACATGCCATTCAAATGGCAGGTGAAAATGCCAAGGATGCTACTTTGTATGTAACACTTGAGCCATGTAGTCATCATGGAAAAACACCGCCCTGCAGTGACTTAGTGATTAGAACTGGGGTAAGGAAAGTATTTGTGGCAACAACTGACCCAAATCCACAAGTAGCAGGAACCGGAATTGAACGAATCAAAAAGGCAGGAATTGAAGTGGAGGTTGGTTTACTCCAAGAGGAAGCTCGTGAGCTGAATAAAGTCTTTTTTTATAACATTCAAACAGGCCTACCGTATGTCACATTAAAATCGGCAGCAAGTTTAGATGGGAAAACGGCAACGGTAACTGGTGAGAGTATGTGGATTACCGGTGAGCAAGCAAGAGCTGATGTTCATCAGTTTCGCCATCAGCATGACGGGATATTAGTTGGTGTTAATACCGTATTAAAGGACAATCCATCGTTAACAACAAGAATGTCTTCTGGTGGCAAAAATCCCATCCGAATTATTCTTGACACACACCTAAGAACGCCAATCAATGCCAAGATTGTTACTGATCATCAAGCACCGACTTGGATTGTGACAGGGAATGATGTAGCCCGTGAGCAAATCCATCTTTTTATGGAACGGGGCGTTGAAATAATCAAAATGGAAACGAACCACATACGTATAAAGGATTTACTCGGTATTCTCGGAAAGAGGGGTATGACTTCACTTTTTGTTGAAGGTGGTGCAGAAGTGCATGGCAGCTTTTTAGAGGAACGATTTTTTCAACAGATTATTACCTATATTGCACCAAAATTAATTGGTGGAAAATCGGCGCCAACTTTATTTGGTGGCCATGGGATCGAAAAAATAGCTGAAGCCGTTTCATTGAACATTAAACAAGTGGATAGGATTGGTAATGATATAAGAATCATTGCAGAACCTATGTAA
- a CDS encoding CBO0543 family protein — translation MNLNVIYGAIYIFSAIKWGDWKNWKAYYPTFLFLMVGDLVYQYLFYKHSMWEYVPVGSDKGWAKHTHIAFLVMLIKYPITISIFLGHMPKSFKRKLVNILFWTFIYTLNEYVDLKLGALVHKNGWNLGWSAIFSFVMFSVLAIHYYKPFLAWVLSALYATLLWYVFDISSSILK, via the coding sequence GTGAATCTGAATGTAATATACGGGGCCATATATATTTTTTCAGCAATCAAATGGGGAGATTGGAAAAACTGGAAAGCTTATTATCCCACCTTTCTCTTTTTAATGGTAGGTGATTTGGTCTACCAATATTTGTTCTATAAGCATAGTATGTGGGAATACGTGCCTGTAGGAAGTGATAAAGGTTGGGCTAAACACACTCATATAGCCTTTCTGGTTATGTTAATTAAGTATCCTATTACTATTAGTATATTTCTCGGTCATATGCCGAAGTCTTTCAAGAGGAAACTAGTGAATATCCTTTTTTGGACCTTTATATATACGCTAAATGAATATGTTGATTTAAAATTAGGGGCATTGGTTCATAAGAATGGTTGGAATTTAGGTTGGTCGGCCATTTTTAGTTTCGTTATGTTTTCAGTTCTAGCGATACATTATTATAAACCATTTTTAGCTTGGGTTCTGTCTGCCCTCTATGCAACTTTACTATGGTATGTTTTTGATATTTCATCAAGTATTTTAAAATAA
- a CDS encoding GyrI-like domain-containing protein, giving the protein MGIQVIEKEEIKVVGISWTGTYAEVSTIPSLFNKMESRLQEIPYQSKEPVLIAPFHSRETEFTYYVTTPVDKLDAIPEGMVGFTIPSKNYVYTTHKGTPEEVENTYLRLFNWMKEYGYEQDHHALSLEVYQEEHKHQNATGDLHFEIYLPVKTYKE; this is encoded by the coding sequence TTGGGAATCCAAGTAATTGAAAAAGAAGAAATTAAGGTTGTGGGAATTTCGTGGACAGGTACTTACGCAGAAGTAAGCACCATCCCGAGTCTCTTTAACAAAATGGAATCACGATTGCAAGAAATACCCTATCAGTCAAAAGAGCCTGTTCTCATTGCACCTTTTCATAGCAGGGAAACAGAGTTTACCTATTACGTCACAACACCCGTAGATAAACTTGACGCGATCCCAGAAGGAATGGTTGGATTTACGATTCCAAGTAAAAATTATGTATACACTACCCATAAAGGAACACCAGAGGAAGTAGAAAATACATACCTTCGACTGTTCAATTGGATGAAAGAATATGGATACGAGCAGGATCACCATGCATTAAGTTTGGAAGTTTATCAAGAAGAGCATAAACATCAAAATGCAACGGGAGATCTTCATTTTGAAATTTATTTACCTGTAAAGACTTATAAGGAATAA